TCTTTCTGTTTTCTTCCCCTGGGAGATCGGTGTCAAAGCAGACCCCTTTGCCTCTGCGCCTGTTGGAATAAAGCCTGAATGGTATTTTATGTTTATGTTCATAACATTGAAATTTATTCCGGGAAAAGTACTCTTTTTTGAAGGTGAAGTCTTGGGTATTTTTGGGTTTATCTTTGCTGGTATCATCTGGATGTTGCTGCCTTTCTTTGATAAAAAAGCAGCTCAAGAAAAAAGAAGCACCTTTTTTACATTGATAGGAGTTTTTGTTATCTTATATATTTCTGTAATAACTATTGTAGGATATATGTTGCCTGGAAAATGATTAGAATATTCTTAGGAGAATGAAATGGTTATAAATAAAATAAAATATTTTCTGATTTTTTTTATCTCTTTTTTTCTAATTTTTATCAATCCCATTCTTCCACAAAAAAAAGATAGTTGTGTAGATTGCCATTCTCAGTTAGAAAGGAACCTCTCTTTACCTGTAAAAGAGATGGAAGCTGATATACATAGAGAAAGGGGCTTTTCATGTTTTACCTGTCATGGAGGAGATCCTGCATTAGATGATGAATCTTCAATGGATGAAAAAAAGGGGTTCTTGGGAAAACTTAACAAAAAAAAGATTTTAAGTTTATGCTCAGGATGTCATTCAAACCCAGATTTTATGAAAAAGTTTAACCCTTCTCTTAGAGTTGACCAGGCAGAACTCTATGCCTCCAGTCAGCACGGTAAATTGTTAGCTTCAGACGATGATAAAGTAGCTGTTTGTTCTGATTGCCATAAGCCCCATGGAATTTTACCTTCAAACAACCCAAAATCTTCCATATTTCCTGTTAACGTTCCAGAAACATGCGGAATATGTCATTCTAACTCCAAATACATGGAAGAATATAAAATTCCTGTTGACCAACTTGATACATTCAGAAAATCAGTTCATGGAGTGGCATTATTCGAAAAGAGAGATTTAGGAGCCCCTGCTTGTAATGACTGCCATGGAAATCATGGCTCAACCCCTCCTCAGGTTACTTCAGTCGCTAATGTTTGCAGGCAATGCCATGGAAGCGCTGGAGAACTTTTTTCTGAAAGCCCTCATAAGAAGGCATTTGATGAAATGGGTCTTTCTGAATGTGAAGCTTGTCATGGCAACCATGAAATATCCAAGCCTACAGATGAGATGTTGGGGACTGGAGAAGGAGCTGTATGCGTAAAATGTCATGAAGTAAATTCAAGGGGATACAATGTAGCGTTTAAAATGAAACAGTCCATTGATGAATTGAAGAATAAAGAGAGAAAGGCAAAAGAAATTTTAAGAAAAGCCGAAAAAGCGGGGGTTGAGGTGGGTGAAGCTATTTTTTCATTAAATGATGTAAATACTTCGATTACAAAGGCCAGAAATTTAATCCACGGTTTGGATATGACAAGAATTGAAGAAACAATTAAAGATGGAAGCGCCATAGCTGACAAAGCTTATAAGGATGGAGAAAAAGCTATCGAAGAAGCAAGCTTCAGGAGAAAAGGGCTTGGAGTCTCTTTAATATTTATCATTCTATTCATAGTTTCATTGTTGTATAAAATAAGACAGATCGAGAAAAGAAAGATTCAAAGGGGAAAATGAATCAAAAATGAAAGAAAAAAGGAGAAACTTTCTTGAAA
This genomic window from Acidobacteriota bacterium contains:
- a CDS encoding cytochrome c3 family protein, whose amino-acid sequence is MVINKIKYFLIFFISFFLIFINPILPQKKDSCVDCHSQLERNLSLPVKEMEADIHRERGFSCFTCHGGDPALDDESSMDEKKGFLGKLNKKKILSLCSGCHSNPDFMKKFNPSLRVDQAELYASSQHGKLLASDDDKVAVCSDCHKPHGILPSNNPKSSIFPVNVPETCGICHSNSKYMEEYKIPVDQLDTFRKSVHGVALFEKRDLGAPACNDCHGNHGSTPPQVTSVANVCRQCHGSAGELFSESPHKKAFDEMGLSECEACHGNHEISKPTDEMLGTGEGAVCVKCHEVNSRGYNVAFKMKQSIDELKNKERKAKEILRKAEKAGVEVGEAIFSLNDVNTSITKARNLIHGLDMTRIEETIKDGSAIADKAYKDGEKAIEEASFRRKGLGVSLIFIILFIVSLLYKIRQIEKRKIQRGK